In Opitutaceae bacterium, the sequence CGTTTCTTGCCGATGAGCGTGTAGTACCACATCCACGCTTCCGGGTTGATCGGTTCACCGACGGAACCGAGCAGTCGCAGCGAATCAAGGCGGTGGCGGAGCACGTAGTTGTCACCCCAGCGCATGAACGCGCGAATCGCAGTTGGAGCGGTGTAGAGGATGGTGATGCCGTGCCGGTCGATCATTCGCCAGAAGCGGTCGGGTTCCGGCTGGTTTGGTGCGCCTTCATACAGGAACACGGTGGCGCCGTTGGAGAGCAATCCATACACGACGTAACTGTGGCCGGTGATCCAGCCGATGTCGGCCGAACAGAAGTAGCGATCAGTCTCCTTCAAGTCGAAGACGTAGTGGGAGCTCAGCTTTGCCCCAAGGAGGTATCCTGCGGACGTGTGAAGCACTCCCTTCGGCTTTCCGGTGCTGCCGCTCGTGTAGAGAATGAAGAGCGGATGCTCGGAATCGAAGGCCTTTGCCTTGTGCTGATTTGGGCCGCCTTCCCAAGCCTCGTGCCACCACACGTCGCGTCCCTCGACCATCGTCACGGGATTCCCACACCGCTTCAGCACCAGTACGGTCTGAACGGACGGGGTGCCGGCAACCGCCTTGTCGACGTTGGCCTTAAGCTCAATCACCTTGCCGCGGCGCCAGCCTCCATCGGCGGTGATGACCAGCTTAGCCTTGCAGTCGTTGATGCGGTCCTTCACGGCCTCGGGACTGAAGCCGCCGAAAATTACGGTGTGCACGGCACCGATGCGCGCGCACGCGAGCATGGCCACCACGGCCTCCGGCACCATCGGCATGTAGATGGCGACTCGGTCTCCAGCCGTGATGCCCATGTTCTCGAATACATGGGCCAAACGGCATACATGGAAGCAGAGTTGTCGGTACGTGATGGTGCGGACATCGCCGGGCTCACCTTCGAAGATGATTGCGGCTTTGTTCTCTCGTGCGGTCCCAAGATGACGATCGAGGCAGTTTTCCGCGACGTTGAGTTTTCCCCCGAGAAACCACTTCGCGTGAGGGGCCTCCCATTTGAGGACGCTCTTGAATGGCTTTCTCCACACCAGTTGCTCCTTCGCCTGCCGCTCCCAAAACTTTTCTGGGGTGTTGACAGATTCACGATAGAGTTTCTTATAAGCAGCGAGACTCCCAAGGTTTGCTTGGCGTTGAAACTCGGCCGAAGGCCTAAAAACCCGTTTTTCTCGGGATACTGAGGTAATCGTTTGGTCGGTCACGTTGTGTGCTGTTTGGGGTTAAAGGAATACTAATCGCTAACGCGTGGTTCCCTTATCCTGCTCAGCGTTTTGCGCGTCAAGTCCGGGACTCTGTTTGTCTCACCCGCAACGCATTTTACGTATCATGGATACCACTCCTGCTTCCTCGTCCTTTCAGGCTTCCGAGGGCACTTCATCAGATGTTTCACCGGCCGCCGGCCCCACCGCCGCTGCGCCCCAGGGCAACCATGCGCCTGCCCGGGAGCCTCAGGCTCCCAAGCAGGAGAACCTGGTTCGCGTCGAAGGCGTCCTCGACATTGACCTGCAGAAAGGTGGTAACGGCCAGCTTATCGATCTTACTCGAAATGGGAAACGCCGCCCGACGGACACATTCGTGCCGAAGGAGCTCATCCGTCGTTTCAAGCTTCGCCAGGGCAGCCTGATCACGGGCACCGCCTATCCCGCGGAAGGGAAATTCCCGAACCCAAAGATGAAGTTCATCGAGAGGGTGGACGGAATGGATATCGACGATCGTCGCCACAGGCTCGACTTCAACTCGCTGACCACAATCTCTCCCAATCAGCATCTGCGCATGGAGATGAAGGACGGAAGGATGACGACACGCGCGGTCGACCTGTTCTGTCCAATAGGAAAGGGCACCCGCGGGCTCATCGTGGCGCCGCCTCGCACAGGCAAGACGACCTTGCTTCGTGACATGGCGCTGGGCGTACTCGAGAACAACCCGGAGTGTCATGTGATGATTCTCCTCGTCGACGAACGCCCCGAGGAAGTGACCGATTTCAAGCGCAGCGTGCCAGCGGAGATCTGGGCTTCGTCAAACGACGAGCAACTCGACAACCATATTCGTGTCGCGGACCTCTGCATCGAGCGCTGCCGCCGTCTCGTTGAGGCGGGCAAGCACGTTGTTCTCTTCGTTGATTCCATCACCCGCCTGTCACGTGCGCACAACAGCGCCCGCAACTCCGGGCGCACCGGTTCCGGCGGTCTGGATGTACGCGCCTTGGAAAAGCCCCGGCAGCTCTTCGCTGCAGCGCGCAACACTGAGGAAGCGGGCTCGCTGACCATCATCGCCTCGGTCTTGGTCGAAACAGGCAGCCGCATGGATGACGTCATTTTCCAGGAGTTCAAGGGCACCGGAAACATGGAGCTCGTGCTCGATCGCAAATGTGCCGAAATGCGCCTCTGGCCGGCGATCAACATCGCTTCCTCCGGCACCCGCCGAGAGGAGTTGCTCATCGAGGCGAAGAAGCTCGAGGGCATCCATTTCTTCCGCCGTGCGCTCGTCCAGCAGAAGATCGAGGAGGCGACCGAGACGATGATCACCCGCCTCTCGAAGACCAAGTCCAACGACGAGTTCCTCAAGCTGATCGCCCGCTAACGGCAAAATTACCTCTTGCGCCGGTCGGCAAAACCCTGAACAAAATATCCTTTCCGCAGACGCCTGTTGCGCCTGTTGTCCGAGCCGCCGACCGCCTTTCCCTTACATGCACAGCTTTTCCGAGCAATGTCTCGATATGGCCCGCTCCATTCTGGGCCACAACCTAGACGCGATTCAGCCTGACGGCACCATTCTTCCCGCGACGGGCGAGCAGCCCCGTCCCGACGAGCCAGGCCACGTGGCCTACGCCTTGGGCGAGTATTACCGCGCTACCGGCGAGACGACCCTGAAAGGTTACGATATCATTGACTTGGCGGCACGTTGCATCACGGCCCAGATGTTCATGGAGCCGGCCGCCGAGAATGGCCTGGCATACGCCTCGCTCGGCCTCCTTTGCTTTGGTCCGTCGAAGGAGCGCAACCCCGTCTGGGAGCGCCTCGTCGAAGAGACACGGGTCCGCATTGACAAGCAACTCCTACACCGCAGCGACTACGACAACCACTGGCAGGCGTTCAACATTGCCAAGGCTGTGGCACGCTTCAGCTTCGGCCTTTCCAAGAAGGATGAGACCTCGCGCCTGATTGAGCGGATGGTGGATCGCGTCAACCAGACGAGCTCGACTGGCTTTTTCGACGACTCCACGAGCGGCCTGGGTGGCAACTTCAACCTTTATGGCGTGATGACTTTCGTGTTCGTCCGCTCGGCGCTGCAGTTGCACGCCAACAGTGGCGTACGCGAGCGCAAGTTGCCCACGCTTCGCACCTACGCCGAGAAGTACATCAAGATGATGCCCGACCTCGTGCGTGCGGACGGCTTGGGCTGGGCTTTTGGTCGTGCCGCCGGCGCCTACGGCCAGATGCATTGCATCAGTCTCGTGCTCCAGGGCCTCCGCGATGGCTGGATCCCGGATGATCAGAAGCCGAAATATTTCGACCTCCTCCGTCGGCTGTTTGTGTTCTTTTATCACACGTACCTCGATCAGGAGCATGGTTTTCTCGACCTGCGTGATGAGGAGCGCACCGCATACGGGCATCACACGACCCGCATGGCGAACTTCGACGCTGCACGCTACCTGTGCCAGTGGTCGCGCCTCTCCAAGACGGTCCAGATGCCGGCTGGCGCTGCCAAGCTCGAGCCTGCGAAGACCATCGGTCGCTTTGTTATCTTCGACAAATCGAACCGCAAGGAGCAGGGCTTGTTCCTCTATCGGGATGCCGAGAGTGGTCTCCAGGCGCAGATTCCGTTGATCAGCTCCGGCCCGACGCTCGTCGCTGACTCGCTGCCCTTCCCGCATTGCCCGGGCGTATTTGACTGGCCGAACAACGTCTATGTCCCGGTGATGCTCCCCGAGCTCACCTTTGGAAACAATGTCACGCTACCCGCCTTCTACGGGCGCAACTGCGTCACGGGGCTTGGCCTCCGCAACAGTTTCTATTTCCGCTACGAGCAGCCCGAACTGATCAACACCAGCGAGGAAGTGGTCAAGGGCCTCGGCAGCGTAAAGGTGCAATGGACCTTCACCGGTTCCAAGATCAGCGTAGAATTCGCCTATTCGGTGAAGCAGCAGATCACCCTCGACAAGTTCCGCTACGTGCTCGCGATTGCCGCCCCCCACTCCAAGTACCGCGTCGCCGGCTCGGTGGCGCTCGGACCGCAGGGTCATCGCTGCACCGTGCAGAAGGATGATTTCCAGGCCGTGTGGCAGGAGACCGAGGTCGTGAGCCATGACTCCACCTACCGCACCAATTACGGCAAGATCCACTACCTGCAGCACCTCGTGCGCGATCATCCGCTGATCATGCGCCCGGGCCAGATCTACCGCCTCATCGTCAACTTCGAGCCGGAGCTCGTCCAGGTCGACGGATAAACCCCTCGTCGCGCCGAAATCCTCCGCCTCCGCGGAGGATTTTCCGTTCCCACGGTCCGTTTAACGTCAGAAACCTCATGCTCTCCCGCCGCATCATCCCGTGCCTTGACGTCACCAATGGTCGCGTCGTGAAGGGCGTGAAATTCCAGGAACTCCGGGATGCGGGCGACCCCGTCGAATGCGCCAAGGCTTACGATGCACAGGGCGCCGACGAGCTTGTCTTTCTCGATATCACGGCGTCCAGCGATGGGCGCCGGATCATGCACGACGTCGTGGCCGCTACGGCCGAGCAGTGCTTCATGCCCCTGACGGTCGGCGGGGGGCTGCGCACGGTCGGCGACATCGAGGCCATGTTGAAGTCGGGAGCTGACAAAGTGTCACTTAACACGGCTGCGATCAAGGAACCCCGGTTGATCGCCGATGCGTCCGCGCGTTTTGGCAACCAGTGCATTGTGGTTGCTATCGACGCGAAGCGGGAGCCGGACGGCAGGAGCTGGCGGGTCTATACGCATGGCGGCCGAAATCCAACGGAGCTTGATGCGGTCGCGTGGGCGAAGCAGGCCGTTTCGCTCGGAGCCGGAGAGATTCTCCTCACCAGCATGGACCGTGACGGCACCGGTGAGGGTTACGACATCGGCCTCACGCGGGCGATTTCGGATGCGGTTTCAGTGCCTGTGATCGCAAGCGGCGGGGCGGGCAGGATGGAGCATTTCGCAGAGGTCCTGGATTCCGGCCGCGCAAGTGCAGTGCTTGCTGCCAGCCTGTTCCATTTTGGCACCTTCACGGTGCCAATGGTGAAGGAGTACCTCGGCAAGCATGGCGTGCCGGTGCGGGCGTAGATGACCGAAACGTGGTTGGCGGGAAGACGGGCTTGACAATTCACTTTGCAGTGCAAAGTAATCAGCCATGGAAGATTCGATTTCTCTGGACGCTGGGGAGCGGGGAGCAGGGGAGGGCGAGAATGTGCCATCGCTCACTGCGGCCTGGATGAAGTGGCTCGCTGCCAGCGGCGCGCTCGTGCTGGCAGCAGACCTGCTTTTCTTTGATCGGCCGATAGGGCTTGGCGCGGCGATCTTCGGTGCCCTGTGTCTCGTCATGGTCGTCTGGATACGGGGCCGTCCCACCGTTGCCCAGGGAAGTGTGATGGGCCTGGCAGTGCTGGGTCTCGTCCAACTGGCGGTTGAGCCCAATGCGGCTGGGGTGCTGTTCCTGATTGCGCTCTTCCTTGCACTCACTGGCGCTGGTCGGGTGGACAACGCGCGCACGCTACCGGCTGCGGTTCCGTTGGGAATTCTCGCTTATGTGTGCAGTCCCGGGCGCTGGCTCCTCGCCTTGTCCGAAGGTCGACAGATTTTGCAGCGACGGCGCCACGCGAACGGCATGATCGGTGGCATTCTGTCGATTTTGGTGCCCGTTGTCATTCTGGTCCTTCCGCTTGCTCTGCTGGTCATGGCTGGCAATCGCCTGGTTTGTGACTCGGTCGCGGGATGGAGTCGCTGGCTGGGCGAGATTCTCGGAGGAATCGCCCTCCCCGAGCCGGTGCGGGTCATCTTTTGGGGTTTCATCGCGACTGGTGGGCTTGTGCTGTTCCGCCCCAAAATCTTCGCCGCAGCACGCGGAGTGCTCCTGCAAAAGTGGCCGACGAGCCGGGCCTCGTCAGTTCCCCATTCGCTCCTGCGAACGGGAGCCATTTTGATGATCTCGAACCTGATCCTTGGCTGGGCAAACGTTCTTGATCTCAAACACCTGTGGGTGCACACGTCGTTACCAGCGGGTGTCACGTATGCGGAATACGTCCATGAAGGTTTCGGTGCCCTGGTGGCTGCGGGACTCTATTCGGCGCTTGTTTTATCCCTACTCTTTCAAGGGGATGTCCGGGTGACTTCGACTCCTTTTTGCCGCTCGCTGGGTGTCATTTGGTCAGCCCAGGGCGGTCTGCTGGTCCTGAACGTGGGCAGGCGGCTCAAGCATTATGTCGAGGCGTATGACCTGAGCGTCGCACGCATCTATGTTGGATTGTTTCTTCTCTGCATGGCGACCGGTTTCGTTTTGCTTGCGGTACGAGTTTGGCGAGACCGGTCACTGAACTGGCTCGTCGGCAGCGCCACCGTCACGGCATTTGGGGTACTTTTCGTCGCTCAATTCATTGACTTCAAAACCGTGGTTGCGCGTTATAACACGTCCCAGTGGCTCGCAGAGCCCGCGCGAAAGTTGGACGTCGCCTACCTTGAGAGATTGGGATCAGCAGCGCATGCCTCGCTCAAGAGCCTCGCGGAGAAAGCGCCGCCCGCGGCTGTTCGCGTGGAGGCGGCTGCGGCTCTCGAAAGGGAGCAGGACCGCCTCCGGGCAGGCGGCGACGTGCATTGGACCGGATGGCGCCTGCGCGAGCTGGCTCGCCAACGCGACACTGGCATGCAAGAGTCGAGTCCATGATGTGGTCAGTTCATAGTGCCCTCGCGCAGGTGCGGGAGATTCATCGCCACGTTGTGGAGAAGCAACGGTTCAAGGGTTATTCGGGACGTGCGCGAGCGCTGGCGGGAACGCTCGCGTTGGTCGTCGGGCTCGTGCTCTCGCGATTTCCCGAACGCAGCGATTCAGTCACGCTCGTTGCGTGGACACTCGTCGCCGTGCTCGGTGTGCTCATCAACTACGGCGCCGTGCTTGTGTGGTACCTCCGCGAACCAAATGAGAATCGCGGGCTCGACCGCCTGCGACCCGCGGCCGAAGCACTGCCCACACTGCTGGTCGGGGCGCTGCTGACATTTGTCTTCTGGAGAACCCATTTGGACAACATGATGCCGCCGATCTGGATGCTGCTCTTCGGGCTGGCTAATTGGAACTCCCGGCGAAGCCTTCCCTCGGGCGCGGGGTGGGTGGGGGTGTACTATCTGGTTTCGGGGCTGGTGGTGTCACTTGTGCCCGCTTGGAGAGGCCTTCAAAACCCCTGGCCCATGACGCTGGTTTTCTTTTTCGGAGAATGGGTCGGAGCCGTGCTTTTTCACTGTTGCGACCGGCCCTTGCGAACCTGGCCCACGTTGTTTGGTCTGAGACCACTTGCCTCCCGCCATGAGTGATGCTCCCTATGATCAGCTTGAACGGTGTTTCCACGAGCCAAAGCGGCTCGCGTTGGTCTCTGCGCTGCTTGGCGAGGCGTCGCAACGGCTCACGTTTGGGGAACTGAAAGAGGCGTGCGACCTCACGGATGGAAACCTCAACCGTCACCTCAAGGTGCTTGAGGAGGTCGGTGCCATAAGCACGGAAAAGGTCAGGTTGGGCACCCGCCCGCAGACGTTTGTGACGCTCACCTCGCGAGGGCGCGCGGACTTCCTCGAGTACTTGAAATCACTGGAGGCTGTCTTGAAGCAGGCGGAACAGGCCGCACAGAGCACGCGCAGAAAAAGCGCGGGCCCGGAAGGTCAGGCAAGTTTCAGGACCGCTTAGGCACTCGCTCATTTGACGAGGGGATTGTTAGTTTTGAAGGGTACTCATGCACTGACGGGCGAATCAGGGCGCGGCACTTTGATTTGAGCCCGTAGCGGTGACCGAAGAAAGCGGAGGAAGAGGGCGGAGGCGTGGAAGGGTGGCCCCCAAAAGCCACGAAAGTGCGAGTAGGAGTGTCCAGGCACACAGTTCGCGCGCAAAGATGATTGGGAACCACCAGAATGGATTCAACCAGGCCAAACCAAACAGTGCGCCAAGCGCTACTCGACGGATGATGGGAAACGTCGACTCGGGGCGAGCCGCTGGCTGCCAAAGCCACGGCAGACTGAACAGAAGAAAGATGAGGCGGTAAAGGTAGCTGCCTCCGAGGATGAACGTCAGGAGAAAGATCGACGCGGATATTCGGAATCCGTCCAAACCTTCCTGATCTCCCACGTGAGCTTTGCGCCAATAGAATCCAGCGGCCGCGGTTCCGAGGGCGAGTGCCAGGGCGAGGAGCCGCGATGGCATCTCCGCGTCCCGGAGGATGTCGCGATTTCTTTGGAGTCTCTGCGTCGCTTTGATCCATGTGGTGGATCCGAATGACATGACCATGCCTGAAGGTGTGTTTTGCGCGATCATGCGCAATTCTTGCAGACGCCAAGCCACGACGCTCGACACCAAAATCGCCGCGGCGGCGATGTACGGGACCCCTCGTTTCCACCCCATTCGAAGGAAGGCTGAGAAAGCTGCTCCTGGATACAGCTTTAGGACGAAAGCTGCGGCAACAACAAGCCAGGTCGAGACGGTCATCTGTCTCTTCAGGAGCGCGAGTGACGCCATCAACAATATCCCTATCACCAGGTCAGTGTTTGCCCGCTCCAGCGCCAACACTACCGGTGGTGAGCAAATCATGGCGCCGCCAATAAGGCCTTGGGCGAGACTAAGCCGCCCCCAAGTCGCTAATAACCCGGCAAGCCAGGAAAGGCCAAGTGCAATACCCAACACGGGAATCGAACGTGCGGGAAATCGCATGAATGTGAGCCACGTGGAGGGGTAATTGTAGGGTCGTCCCCAGGGATCCGTGGGATTCGAAAGATAAGGATCCCCGCCCTTTTGAAGCTCGTGAAGAGCGGAAGGGAATACGTAGAGATCGGCGAAGTGCTTGTTGAGCGGGAGTACCCCGAACATTGGCCATGCCCGCTTTGGGCCTAGCCCTTGGATGAGCCCTGCGAGAAGAAGAACAAACAGCAGGACAATTCCAACGGACATCCACCTCCCGTCGACGCCTTGACTGGCCCCTGTCGAAGTCGAGCCCGTGAGCCGGTCAGAGCATTTCATTGTTTCACCGCAGGGTGGCTTTCGGTATTGGAACCCGCCGCGCCCGCCCGCGTTGTTGCCAGTTCCATTGTCTGGGCCAGCCCGGGAAGATCAGGACGCAGTCGCTTGGCACGCTCGAGTTGCAGGAGGGCGTCACTGGCTTTGCCAATGACGAGCAAGGCGCGCCCGATGTCCAGGTGCATACGGGCGTCCAGCCCAGGAAGCTCCGCTGCCCGGCTTAACTCAGTTTCAGCTTCTCTTGCGGCTCCTAGCATCAGATAGCTCTCGGCGAGTTCGATTCGGTAACGGGGGTGGTCGGGACGGAGCTCCACGCACCGTAGCAAGAGTTCCTTGGCCTCTTGAAACTGGCGTGTGGAACCCAGTTCCTGCGCGAGATTGAAGTGGGCGCCGACATGTAGCGGGTCGAGTGCGACCACCTGCCGAAAACTTGCGACCGACTCGGTCGTGCGCCCGAGGTTGGAGTAGGCCAGCCCCAGGTTGTTCAAGACAGCTGGCTGGTTCGGTCGAAGCCGCAGAGATTCCAGGTACGAACCAACGGCACCTGAAAAGTCGCCTTTCCGAGCCAATGCGTTTCCGAGGTTGAAATGCGCTTCATGAAAATCCCCGCGCAAGCGAAGTGCTTCGACATAGTGCTTGATGGCCTCGTCTATCCGACCTTCCTCCGCCAGGGCATTGCCAAGGTTGAGGTGTGCGCGGCGGTTGGTGGGGACTTTCTCGACGGTGTCTTCCCAAATTCGCACGCGGCTCAAGTAGGTCTCGGTTCTGGTGGCGGTGGCGGCACTTAGCGCAACAGCCAGGAACACCGCAATTGTCGTTGTGACGGCGATCCGCCTGACGACGAGGTGAAGCAGGACGATCGCTCCGACAACGATGGCGGCAAGCGGCAGGTACATGCGGTGTTCGGCGATTGTCTGGGTCGTTAACGGAACGAAACTCGAACTTGGCGCAAGGATTGCGAAGAACCAGAGGCTTGGCACCGCCCACTTCTCCCCGCGGTAGACTCCCCTTGCGGTTGCCAGGCACGCTACCACCAGGGACGCTCCGGCCATCCAAACCGAGCTCAGGTCCGATACCACGGCGTCACCGTAATCGAGCACCAAGCGGTCCGGCCAGAAGGAGAGGCGGAGATAGAGGAATATTGCCCGACATTGTGTCAACAGATACTCCCATGAGCCTACTCCAAGGCCGAAACCGACCGTGCCGCCGCGGTTGTCATGCGACAAAATCACGAAAAAAAGCGGAATCCAGGTGAAGCATGTGACCAATGCGATGGCGCGCTTGCGCCGCATCCAAGTCTCATGCCAGCTTCCAGTGGCCAGAGCTCGATCAACTACCAAAATCACAAGGGGGGCAGTCGCTATGAACTCCTTTGTGAAGGCGCCCAGAAATGCAGCTATTGCCGACCCAATGTACCAGCGGAACGGATGC encodes:
- the rho gene encoding transcription termination factor Rho translates to MDTTPASSSFQASEGTSSDVSPAAGPTAAAPQGNHAPAREPQAPKQENLVRVEGVLDIDLQKGGNGQLIDLTRNGKRRPTDTFVPKELIRRFKLRQGSLITGTAYPAEGKFPNPKMKFIERVDGMDIDDRRHRLDFNSLTTISPNQHLRMEMKDGRMTTRAVDLFCPIGKGTRGLIVAPPRTGKTTLLRDMALGVLENNPECHVMILLVDERPEEVTDFKRSVPAEIWASSNDEQLDNHIRVADLCIERCRRLVEAGKHVVLFVDSITRLSRAHNSARNSGRTGSGGLDVRALEKPRQLFAAARNTEEAGSLTIIASVLVETGSRMDDVIFQEFKGTGNMELVLDRKCAEMRLWPAINIASSGTRREELLIEAKKLEGIHFFRRALVQQKIEEATETMITRLSKTKSNDEFLKLIAR
- the hisF gene encoding imidazole glycerol phosphate synthase subunit HisF translates to MLSRRIIPCLDVTNGRVVKGVKFQELRDAGDPVECAKAYDAQGADELVFLDITASSDGRRIMHDVVAATAEQCFMPLTVGGGLRTVGDIEAMLKSGADKVSLNTAAIKEPRLIADASARFGNQCIVVAIDAKREPDGRSWRVYTHGGRNPTELDAVAWAKQAVSLGAGEILLTSMDRDGTGEGYDIGLTRAISDAVSVPVIASGGAGRMEHFAEVLDSGRASAVLAASLFHFGTFTVPMVKEYLGKHGVPVRA
- a CDS encoding DUF4173 domain-containing protein, translated to MEDSISLDAGERGAGEGENVPSLTAAWMKWLAASGALVLAADLLFFDRPIGLGAAIFGALCLVMVVWIRGRPTVAQGSVMGLAVLGLVQLAVEPNAAGVLFLIALFLALTGAGRVDNARTLPAAVPLGILAYVCSPGRWLLALSEGRQILQRRRHANGMIGGILSILVPVVILVLPLALLVMAGNRLVCDSVAGWSRWLGEILGGIALPEPVRVIFWGFIATGGLVLFRPKIFAAARGVLLQKWPTSRASSVPHSLLRTGAILMISNLILGWANVLDLKHLWVHTSLPAGVTYAEYVHEGFGALVAAGLYSALVLSLLFQGDVRVTSTPFCRSLGVIWSAQGGLLVLNVGRRLKHYVEAYDLSVARIYVGLFLLCMATGFVLLAVRVWRDRSLNWLVGSATVTAFGVLFVAQFIDFKTVVARYNTSQWLAEPARKLDVAYLERLGSAAHASLKSLAEKAPPAAVRVEAAAALEREQDRLRAGGDVHWTGWRLRELARQRDTGMQESSP
- a CDS encoding transcriptional regulator yields the protein MSDAPYDQLERCFHEPKRLALVSALLGEASQRLTFGELKEACDLTDGNLNRHLKVLEEVGAISTEKVRLGTRPQTFVTLTSRGRADFLEYLKSLEAVLKQAEQAAQSTRRKSAGPEGQASFRTA
- a CDS encoding tetratricopeptide repeat protein translates to MHLAVETRPRTFLAGFRSIGIGVVIVAAIFAAYHKAIQAPFLFDDHSGVLKNETIRSLWPPSEVLSPPPTATGAGGRPVVNLSLAFDYALHRLDPSGYHLSNIVFHVAAAWVVWGLVTRVLSLAQVAKRFEGNASYLGAAVALIWGIHPLQTESVCCIIQRSEILGGLFYLLTVYAYVRGMQSPHPFRWYIGSAIAAFLGAFTKEFIATAPLVILVVDRALATGSWHETWMRRKRAIALVTCFTWIPLFFVILSHDNRGGTVGFGLGVGSWEYLLTQCRAIFLYLRLSFWPDRLVLDYGDAVVSDLSSVWMAGASLVVACLATARGVYRGEKWAVPSLWFFAILAPSSSFVPLTTQTIAEHRMYLPLAAIVVGAIVLLHLVVRRIAVTTTIAVFLAVALSAATATRTETYLSRVRIWEDTVEKVPTNRRAHLNLGNALAEEGRIDEAIKHYVEALRLRGDFHEAHFNLGNALARKGDFSGAVGSYLESLRLRPNQPAVLNNLGLAYSNLGRTTESVASFRQVVALDPLHVGAHFNLAQELGSTRQFQEAKELLLRCVELRPDHPRYRIELAESYLMLGAAREAETELSRAAELPGLDARMHLDIGRALLVIGKASDALLQLERAKRLRPDLPGLAQTMELATTRAGAAGSNTESHPAVKQ
- the acs gene encoding acetate--CoA ligase, which gives rise to MTDQTITSVSREKRVFRPSAEFQRQANLGSLAAYKKLYRESVNTPEKFWERQAKEQLVWRKPFKSVLKWEAPHAKWFLGGKLNVAENCLDRHLGTARENKAAIIFEGEPGDVRTITYRQLCFHVCRLAHVFENMGITAGDRVAIYMPMVPEAVVAMLACARIGAVHTVIFGGFSPEAVKDRINDCKAKLVITADGGWRRGKVIELKANVDKAVAGTPSVQTVLVLKRCGNPVTMVEGRDVWWHEAWEGGPNQHKAKAFDSEHPLFILYTSGSTGKPKGVLHTSAGYLLGAKLSSHYVFDLKETDRYFCSADIGWITGHSYVVYGLLSNGATVFLYEGAPNQPEPDRFWRMIDRHGITILYTAPTAIRAFMRWGDNYVLRHRLDSLRLLGSVGEPINPEAWMWYYTLIGKKRCPIVDTWWQTETGSIMITPLPGVTPLKPGSGTLPFFGVAPKVVDDKGKEVPRNSGGKLVITKPWPSMLRTLWGDDDRFQKTYFSEYPGIYFTGDGARQDKDDYFWIVGRIDDVLNVSGHRIGTAEVESAMVSHPSVAEAAAVGKPDDLKGQSLVVFVTLKAGIEPSEKLKEDLRGHVGKEIGSLAKPDQVRFAAGLPKTRSGKIMRRILKEIAAGGEVKGDTTTLEDFTVIASLQSDEG